One region of Agrobacterium tumefaciens genomic DNA includes:
- a CDS encoding S49 family peptidase, with translation MVGFLKYLVPKRFRKKELVIPVVRMHGAIMAGGNQFRPALNLASYAPLLEKAFAIKDAPAVAISVNSPGGSPVQARMIYNRIRQLAEEKDKKVLIFVEDVAASGGYMIALAGDEIIADPTSIVGSIGVVSGGFGFPEMLKKIGVERRVYTAGENKVILDPFQPEKEGDIEYLKSLQVEIHNVFIDMVKMRRGAKLKGDETVFSGLFWTGMRGLDLGLIDGLGDMREVLRRRYGTKVKLQLVTGGRSLFGKKVPGVNAALGLNAERLAAGAVSELAEVAEEKALWSRFGL, from the coding sequence ATTGTGGGTTTTCTGAAGTATCTGGTGCCGAAACGCTTTCGCAAAAAAGAACTCGTCATCCCGGTTGTGCGCATGCATGGCGCAATCATGGCTGGCGGCAACCAGTTCCGCCCCGCTCTCAATCTTGCCTCCTATGCACCGCTGCTGGAAAAGGCCTTTGCCATCAAGGACGCGCCAGCTGTCGCCATTTCCGTGAATTCTCCCGGTGGCTCGCCGGTGCAGGCGCGAATGATCTATAATCGCATCCGCCAGCTTGCCGAGGAAAAGGACAAGAAGGTCCTGATTTTCGTTGAGGATGTGGCGGCCTCCGGTGGCTACATGATCGCGCTTGCCGGCGACGAGATCATCGCCGACCCCACCTCCATCGTCGGATCGATCGGCGTCGTTTCCGGTGGTTTCGGTTTCCCGGAAATGTTGAAGAAGATCGGGGTGGAGCGCCGCGTCTATACGGCCGGCGAGAACAAGGTCATCCTCGATCCCTTCCAGCCGGAAAAAGAGGGCGACATCGAATATCTGAAGTCGCTTCAGGTCGAAATCCACAATGTTTTCATCGATATGGTCAAGATGCGCCGCGGTGCAAAATTGAAGGGTGATGAGACGGTCTTCTCCGGCCTGTTCTGGACCGGTATGCGTGGCCTTGATCTCGGCCTGATCGACGGCTTGGGCGACATGAGGGAGGTTCTTCGTCGCCGTTACGGGACAAAGGTCAAGCTTCAGCTCGTCACCGGTGGGCGCTCGCTGTTCGGCAAAAAAGTGCCGGGCGTGAATGCGGCACTCGGCCTCAATGCCGAAAGGCTTGCGGCAGGCGCCGTCTCGGAACTTGCGGAAGTTGCCGAAGAAAAGGCATTGTGGTCGCGTTTCGGTCTATGA
- a CDS encoding LemA family protein, which translates to MFITLAIIAAIALYVVFIYNGLVKARQMKEEAWSGIDVQLKRRADLIPNLIETVKGYAAHEKSTFEEVIAMRNRAQAVPAGDVEGRAQAEGMLSQALGKLFALAEAYPDLKANTNFLELQRSLETIEGELQMSRRYYNGAARDLNVRVESFPSNLIAGQFGFAKAPYFEIENPADRAVPTVKF; encoded by the coding sequence ATGTTCATCACGCTGGCAATCATCGCGGCAATCGCGCTCTATGTCGTCTTCATCTATAACGGGCTCGTCAAGGCGAGGCAGATGAAGGAAGAGGCGTGGTCGGGCATCGACGTGCAGTTGAAACGCCGCGCCGATCTCATTCCCAATCTCATCGAGACCGTGAAGGGCTACGCGGCGCATGAAAAAAGCACCTTCGAGGAGGTGATTGCCATGCGCAACCGGGCCCAAGCCGTGCCGGCTGGCGATGTCGAAGGCCGCGCCCAGGCGGAAGGCATGCTGTCGCAGGCGCTCGGCAAGCTCTTTGCGCTGGCTGAAGCCTATCCTGATCTGAAAGCCAACACGAACTTTCTGGAATTGCAGCGCTCGCTGGAAACCATCGAGGGCGAACTGCAGATGTCGCGCCGTTATTACAATGGCGCCGCGCGCGATCTGAACGTCAGGGTGGAAAGCTTTCCATCCAATCTGATCGCCGGCCAGTTCGGTTTTGCCAAGGCGCCTTATTTCGAGATCGAAAACCCGGCAGACCGCGCCGTGCCGACCGTGAAATTCTAA
- a CDS encoding DUF2207 domain-containing protein, translated as MKTIAARLLALLVFLGATCPAFAEEFIRSYHSVVEVAKSGELTVTETITARAEGQNIKRGIFRDFPLYALDANNRRTKVDFNVVSVERDGAPENWRTENIDGGIRIYTGSADRFLPTGEHIFQITYTTARQIRYFSDYDELTWNVTGNGWQFPMGEISATITLPQGVKATDTAVFTGPLGAKGKDARILSEGNEVFFASTRPFSVGEGMTVAVKLPKGAIAAPDSSQEAGWWLRDNLAILLSGGGLFAVLLYYLRAWFAVGRDPAKGVVVPRWDAPEGLSPALVNYVDNRGFSGAGWTALSASALDLAVKGYVVLEDLKNSIVIRRTQKQAGAELPSGQKTLLSSIGGPGETLTIDKAHGTEVEKVGKQFRAAIEKEHRGKYYRSNAGYIVFGIFFSVAIIVATLVFGDLDESAIAAVLVFGFFAFFFSILSIGIGRQFSRGASLSKRIGGIVMLAFAGFVAFSVIGGIATQILLDVTHDTKSLALAAIGGIVLTNALFLFLMGAPTPLGRKLMDGIEGLRTYLTLAEKDRMNMADAPAMSPQHFETLLPYAVALGVEKPWSRTFETWLATAAAGAATASYAPGWYLGSNYGSFGDRIGGFSTSMANTIASTIPQPVSSSSSSFSGGGGGGSSGSGGGGGGGGGW; from the coding sequence GTGAAGACCATCGCCGCAAGACTTCTCGCGCTGCTTGTCTTCCTGGGCGCGACCTGCCCGGCCTTTGCGGAAGAATTCATCCGCTCCTATCATTCCGTCGTCGAGGTTGCGAAGAGTGGCGAACTGACGGTGACGGAAACCATCACCGCCCGTGCTGAAGGTCAGAACATCAAGCGCGGCATCTTTCGCGATTTCCCGCTTTATGCGCTGGATGCGAATAACCGACGCACCAAGGTGGATTTTAACGTCGTTTCCGTGGAGCGAGACGGCGCGCCGGAGAACTGGCGCACCGAGAATATCGATGGCGGTATCCGCATTTATACCGGCAGCGCCGACCGTTTTCTTCCGACCGGCGAGCATATCTTCCAGATCACCTACACCACCGCCCGGCAGATCCGTTATTTCAGCGACTATGACGAACTCACCTGGAATGTCACCGGCAATGGCTGGCAGTTTCCGATGGGTGAGATTTCCGCCACCATCACTTTGCCACAGGGCGTGAAGGCCACCGATACTGCCGTTTTCACCGGTCCACTCGGTGCCAAGGGCAAGGATGCGCGCATTTTGAGCGAAGGCAACGAGGTGTTTTTTGCCTCTACCCGCCCGTTTTCAGTAGGCGAGGGCATGACAGTTGCCGTGAAGTTACCGAAGGGCGCCATTGCCGCCCCCGACTCCTCCCAGGAGGCAGGTTGGTGGCTACGTGACAATCTTGCCATCCTGCTTTCGGGCGGCGGGCTTTTCGCAGTGCTGCTCTATTATCTGCGAGCATGGTTCGCGGTCGGCCGTGATCCGGCCAAGGGTGTAGTCGTGCCGCGCTGGGATGCACCGGAGGGGCTTTCGCCGGCTCTGGTCAATTACGTTGATAACAGGGGTTTTTCCGGCGCAGGCTGGACAGCGCTGTCCGCCTCGGCGCTTGATCTGGCGGTCAAGGGTTATGTCGTTCTGGAGGATCTGAAGAACTCCATAGTCATCCGCCGCACGCAAAAGCAGGCTGGGGCGGAGTTGCCGAGCGGGCAGAAGACGCTGTTGTCCTCCATCGGTGGTCCGGGCGAGACGCTCACCATCGACAAGGCGCATGGAACGGAAGTCGAAAAGGTCGGCAAGCAGTTTCGCGCGGCGATAGAAAAAGAGCACCGCGGCAAATATTACCGCAGCAATGCCGGTTACATCGTTTTCGGCATCTTCTTCAGCGTCGCCATAATCGTCGCGACGCTGGTGTTCGGTGATCTCGATGAAAGCGCCATTGCCGCCGTGCTGGTCTTCGGCTTTTTCGCCTTTTTCTTCAGCATCCTGTCGATCGGCATCGGCCGACAGTTCTCGCGTGGCGCGTCGTTGAGCAAGCGCATCGGCGGCATCGTTATGCTGGCCTTTGCCGGTTTTGTGGCTTTCTCGGTCATTGGCGGCATTGCCACGCAGATCCTGCTGGATGTGACGCATGACACCAAGTCGCTGGCGCTGGCCGCCATCGGCGGCATCGTGCTTACCAACGCGCTGTTCCTGTTCCTGATGGGTGCGCCGACGCCGCTCGGCCGCAAGCTGATGGACGGCATCGAGGGCCTCAGAACCTATCTGACGCTGGCGGAAAAGGACCGGATGAATATGGCGGACGCCCCCGCCATGTCGCCGCAGCATTTTGAGACATTGCTGCCCTATGCGGTCGCGCTCGGCGTGGAAAAACCCTGGAGCCGCACCTTCGAGACCTGGCTCGCGACAGCCGCCGCTGGTGCCGCCACGGCAAGTTATGCGCCCGGCTGGTATTTGGGCAGCAATTACGGCAGCTTCGGAGACCGGATTGGTGGGTTCTCCACTTCCATGGCGAATACAATCGCTTCCACCATTCCCCAGCCTGTCAGCTCATCTTCCTCCAGCTTTTCAGGTGGCGGTGGCGGTGGTTCTTCCGGTTCGGGCGGCGGCGGCGGTGGTGGTGGCGGCTGGTAA
- the glyS gene encoding glycine--tRNA ligase subunit beta has product MPDLLLELRSEEIPARMQRKAAGDLKKLVTDALVERGLTYEGAREYWTPRRLTLDIRGLNARSADVREEKKGPRTDANEKAIEGFLRGAGLNDVSEAQVVSDPKKGDFYIAIINKPGRPAEEIIAEVMPGIIRSFPWPKSMRSGPASMPKGSSYAGIEGKGSESLRWVRPLQSIVCLFGPEHDETQVIPFVIDGIVAGNVTYGHRFHAPGPITVRRFEDYVSSLEKAKVILDADRRKDIILHDAKDLVFANGLELVEDEGLLEEVSGLVEWPQVLMGTFEEDYLQIPAEIIRLTIKTNQKCFVTRNQGAEEGLSNRFILISNIEASDGGKEIIHGNGKVVRARLSDARHFWNRDQGDLPDLETLKDSAAKFGLDLKKPLDQRMAKLDALNVTFHAKLGTQGQRVARIRELAKALAPVVGADAALVDRAVVLAKADLRTEAVGEFPELQGLMGRKYATLQGENESVAAAIEDHYKPQGPSDRLPADKVAITVALADKLDTLVGFWAIDEKPTGSKDPFALRRAALGVVRILLEKNVRLPLLSVAKDTDLLSFFHDRLKVYLRDLGARYDLIDAVLTPESDDLLMIARRVEALTAFITGEDGRNLLAGAKRATQLLAAEEKKGTVVANSVSEELLKLDAEKALYAAIKTASADAAKAVETEDFRSAMQALSTLRAPVDKFFEDVLVNDEDAAIRANRLALLKAIREATGTVADFSKITG; this is encoded by the coding sequence ATGCCCGATCTTCTGCTTGAACTTCGCTCCGAGGAAATCCCCGCACGCATGCAGCGTAAGGCGGCGGGCGATCTGAAGAAACTCGTCACTGACGCCTTGGTGGAGAGAGGGCTGACCTATGAGGGTGCGCGCGAATATTGGACGCCGCGCCGCCTGACGCTGGATATTCGGGGCCTCAACGCCCGCTCCGCCGATGTGCGTGAGGAAAAGAAGGGTCCGCGCACCGATGCCAACGAAAAGGCGATTGAGGGCTTTCTGCGCGGCGCTGGCCTTAATGATGTCTCCGAGGCTCAGGTCGTTTCCGATCCGAAGAAAGGCGATTTCTACATCGCCATCATCAACAAGCCCGGCCGCCCGGCGGAAGAGATTATCGCCGAGGTGATGCCCGGCATCATCCGCTCCTTCCCCTGGCCGAAATCCATGCGCTCCGGCCCGGCCTCCATGCCGAAGGGTTCCAGCTATGCCGGCATCGAAGGCAAGGGCTCGGAGAGCCTGCGCTGGGTGCGCCCGCTGCAATCCATCGTCTGCCTGTTCGGCCCCGAACATGACGAAACCCAGGTCATTCCCTTTGTCATCGACGGCATCGTCGCTGGCAACGTCACCTATGGCCACCGTTTCCATGCGCCGGGTCCGATCACCGTGCGCCGTTTCGAGGATTATGTCTCCAGCCTTGAAAAGGCGAAGGTCATTCTCGATGCCGACCGCCGCAAGGATATCATCCTGCACGATGCCAAGGATCTGGTATTTGCCAACGGCCTTGAGCTGGTGGAAGACGAAGGCCTGCTGGAAGAAGTCTCCGGCCTTGTTGAATGGCCGCAGGTGCTGATGGGCACTTTCGAGGAGGATTACCTGCAAATCCCGGCGGAAATCATCCGGCTGACCATCAAGACCAACCAGAAGTGTTTCGTCACCCGCAATCAGGGTGCGGAAGAGGGTCTTTCCAACCGCTTCATCCTGATCTCGAACATCGAGGCAAGCGACGGCGGCAAGGAAATCATCCATGGCAACGGCAAGGTCGTCCGCGCCCGCCTGTCGGATGCCCGCCATTTCTGGAACCGTGACCAGGGCGATCTGCCCGATCTGGAGACGCTCAAGGATTCGGCTGCGAAATTTGGCCTCGATCTCAAGAAGCCGCTCGACCAGCGCATGGCCAAGCTCGATGCGCTGAACGTTACCTTCCATGCCAAGCTCGGCACTCAAGGGCAGCGTGTGGCCCGCATTCGCGAACTGGCCAAGGCTCTGGCCCCCGTCGTCGGTGCCGATGCTGCTCTGGTGGACCGCGCCGTGGTGCTGGCGAAAGCCGACCTGCGCACCGAAGCCGTCGGCGAATTCCCCGAGCTTCAGGGCCTGATGGGCCGAAAATACGCAACCTTGCAGGGCGAAAACGAAAGTGTCGCCGCGGCGATCGAGGATCACTACAAGCCGCAGGGTCCCTCCGACCGCCTGCCAGCCGACAAGGTGGCGATCACGGTTGCTCTCGCCGACAAACTCGACACGCTCGTCGGCTTCTGGGCCATCGATGAAAAGCCTACCGGTTCGAAGGATCCCTTCGCACTGCGCCGTGCGGCGCTGGGCGTGGTTCGCATTCTGCTTGAAAAGAACGTGCGCCTGCCGCTCTTGAGCGTCGCGAAGGATACTGACCTCCTCTCCTTCTTCCACGACCGCCTGAAAGTCTATCTGCGCGACCTCGGCGCCCGTTACGATCTGATCGACGCCGTCCTGACGCCGGAATCCGACGACCTGCTGATGATCGCCCGCCGTGTCGAGGCGCTGACCGCCTTCATCACCGGCGAAGATGGCCGGAACCTGCTGGCCGGTGCAAAGCGCGCCACCCAGCTTCTGGCCGCAGAGGAAAAGAAGGGCACCGTGGTTGCGAACAGCGTTTCAGAAGAACTGCTGAAGCTCGACGCCGAAAAGGCGCTTTACGCGGCGATCAAGACCGCTTCCGCCGATGCCGCAAAGGCCGTCGAGACGGAAGATTTCCGCTCCGCCATGCAGGCGCTCTCGACGCTTCGCGCGCCCGTCGACAAGTTTTTCGAGGATGTTCTCGTCAACGACGAGGACGCAGCCATCCGCGCAAACCGTCTGGCGCTGTTGAAGGCCATTCGTGAAGCCACCGGAACGGTTGCGGATTTCTCGAAGATTACGGGGTGA
- a CDS encoding NfeD family protein — protein sequence MAQLITIVLLVVGSVILYRRFVRDAEKLSAKSKQREKERETGAIGTLIKDPETGEYRVKREDET from the coding sequence ATGGCGCAGCTTATTACAATTGTTCTTCTGGTGGTGGGATCCGTCATCCTCTACCGCCGCTTCGTTCGCGATGCGGAAAAGCTTTCGGCAAAATCGAAGCAGCGCGAAAAGGAACGCGAAACCGGCGCCATCGGCACGCTGATTAAGGACCCCGAAACCGGCGAATACCGCGTGAAGCGTGAGGATGAGACGTAA
- a CDS encoding glycine--tRNA ligase subunit alpha, giving the protein MTAMTDIPDHMNPKRSFQALILTLHNYWADKGCAVLQPYDMEVGAGTFHPATTLRALGPKPWKAAYVQPSRRPSDGRYGENPNRLQHYYQYQVILKPNPSNLQELYLGSLKAIGLDPLLHDVRFVEDDWESPTLGAWGLGWECWCDGMEVSQFTYFQQVCGIECSPVAGELTYGLERLAMYVQGVDNVYDLNFNGREGEEKISYGDVFLQAEQEYSRHNFEFADTGMLHRHFIDAEKECLALLAAGAPGDDDNQRLHKCVFPAYDQCIKASHVFNLLDARGVISVTERQSYILRVRTLAKACGEAFLLTDAGGLNWNRAA; this is encoded by the coding sequence ATGACTGCAATGACCGATATTCCAGACCATATGAACCCCAAGCGTTCCTTTCAGGCGCTGATCCTGACGCTGCACAATTACTGGGCCGACAAGGGCTGCGCGGTATTGCAGCCCTATGATATGGAAGTGGGCGCTGGTACGTTTCATCCGGCAACGACGCTGCGCGCGCTGGGCCCGAAGCCGTGGAAGGCTGCCTATGTGCAGCCCTCGCGCCGGCCTTCCGATGGTCGCTACGGTGAAAACCCCAACCGTTTGCAGCATTATTACCAATATCAGGTCATTCTGAAGCCCAACCCTTCCAACCTTCAGGAACTCTATCTCGGTTCGCTGAAGGCCATCGGTCTCGATCCGCTGCTGCATGATGTGCGCTTCGTCGAAGACGACTGGGAAAGCCCGACGCTCGGCGCCTGGGGTCTCGGCTGGGAGTGCTGGTGCGACGGTATGGAAGTGTCGCAATTCACCTACTTCCAGCAGGTCTGCGGCATCGAATGCTCGCCGGTCGCTGGCGAACTGACCTACGGTCTGGAGCGTCTGGCCATGTATGTTCAGGGCGTCGACAATGTCTACGACCTCAACTTCAACGGCCGCGAGGGTGAAGAGAAGATCTCCTATGGTGACGTCTTCCTGCAGGCCGAGCAGGAATACTCCCGCCATAATTTCGAATTTGCCGACACCGGCATGCTGCATCGTCATTTCATCGACGCGGAAAAGGAATGCCTGGCGCTTCTCGCCGCCGGTGCGCCGGGTGATGATGACAATCAGCGCCTGCATAAATGCGTGTTCCCGGCCTATGACCAGTGCATCAAGGCAAGCCATGTCTTTAACCTGCTGGATGCGCGCGGTGTGATCTCGGTGACGGAACGCCAGAGCTATATCCTGCGCGTGCGCACGCTGGCAAAAGCCTGCGGCGAAGCCTTCCTGCTCACGGATGCGGGCGGGTTGAACTGGAACAGGGCCGCCTGA
- a CDS encoding DUF523 domain-containing protein, translated as MTHTPRKILISACLLGQAVRYDGKGKTLVHPAIDRWRDEGRLVAICPEMAGGMSVPRPPAEIEKGASGLDVLEGRARVLEVTGGDVTAEFIAGAEKALALAKANGCTHSLLIDGSPSCGSVAIYDGSFSGIKHAGNGVTAALLERAGITVFSPADIDRLDTLTR; from the coding sequence ATGACCCACACGCCCCGCAAAATCCTCATCAGCGCCTGTCTCCTCGGCCAGGCGGTCCGCTATGACGGCAAGGGCAAAACTCTCGTCCACCCGGCGATAGACCGCTGGCGGGATGAAGGCAGGCTGGTGGCGATCTGTCCGGAAATGGCGGGCGGCATGTCCGTGCCGCGCCCGCCGGCAGAGATCGAGAAGGGAGCTTCCGGTCTCGATGTGCTGGAAGGCCGCGCCCGGGTGCTGGAAGTAACCGGCGGCGATGTCACGGCGGAATTTATTGCCGGTGCGGAAAAGGCGTTGGCCCTTGCTAAAGCCAATGGCTGCACGCACTCGTTGTTGATCGACGGCAGCCCGTCCTGCGGATCGGTTGCGATCTATGACGGCTCGTTCTCCGGCATCAAACATGCGGGCAATGGCGTGACGGCGGCGCTGCTTGAAAGAGCGGGAATTACGGTCTTTTCGCCTGCCGATATCGACCGGCTGGATACTTTGACACGTTGA
- a CDS encoding tRNA1(Val) (adenine(37)-N6)-methyltransferase, with protein MGGEISETLDAFHRGRFHILQPKGRGHRAGMDAMLLASMVADERACRIADLGAGAGAAGFAVATRLEKAEVTLFERSPEMVEFARRSLALPENAAFSARVSVREADVTLRGKARVEAGLPDGHFHHVIMNPPYNDAGDRRTPDALKAEAHAMTEGLFEDWIRTAGAITVPGGQLSLIARPQSVAEIIAACGSRFGGIEITLIHPRPGEDAVRMLVTAIKGSRARLSFRAPLVMHETGSHAFTPIVDDLNNGRTAYRRNVKAIGPGL; from the coding sequence GTGGGCGGCGAGATTTCGGAAACTTTGGATGCGTTTCACCGGGGCCGTTTTCATATTCTCCAGCCCAAGGGCAGGGGACACCGCGCCGGCATGGACGCCATGCTTCTTGCCTCGATGGTGGCGGACGAGCGCGCATGCCGCATAGCCGATCTCGGCGCGGGCGCGGGCGCGGCAGGTTTCGCTGTCGCCACGCGGCTTGAAAAGGCCGAAGTGACCCTGTTCGAACGTTCGCCGGAAATGGTGGAATTTGCCCGCCGCAGCCTGGCATTGCCGGAAAATGCCGCTTTTTCCGCCCGTGTCAGCGTGCGTGAGGCTGACGTGACACTGCGTGGCAAGGCGCGCGTCGAGGCCGGACTGCCGGACGGGCATTTTCACCACGTCATCATGAACCCGCCCTATAACGATGCAGGTGACCGCCGCACGCCCGATGCGCTGAAGGCTGAGGCCCACGCCATGACGGAGGGCCTGTTCGAGGACTGGATCAGGACCGCAGGTGCGATCACGGTTCCAGGCGGGCAGCTTTCCCTTATTGCACGGCCGCAATCGGTGGCGGAGATCATTGCCGCGTGTGGCAGCCGTTTCGGCGGCATAGAGATCACACTCATCCACCCACGCCCCGGTGAGGACGCGGTGCGCATGCTCGTAACAGCGATCAAGGGGTCACGGGCGCGGCTGTCGTTCCGGGCGCCGCTCGTCATGCACGAGACCGGTAGCCATGCTTTCACGCCCATCGTGGATGATCTGAATAATGGCCGCACCGCCTATCGCCGTAATGTAAAGGCAATCGGGCCTGGCCTATAA
- a CDS encoding putative signal transducing protein, which yields MRELIRTNDAVLLSFAESLMKDAGIHCLVADQAMSILEGSLGLLPRRFLVEEDRAGEARRILVDAGLGDELRNEEA from the coding sequence ATGCGTGAACTGATCCGTACCAACGATGCCGTGCTGTTATCCTTCGCCGAAAGCCTGATGAAGGACGCTGGCATCCATTGCCTTGTCGCCGATCAGGCAATGAGCATTCTGGAAGGTTCGCTCGGTCTTTTGCCCCGCCGGTTCCTGGTGGAGGAAGACCGCGCCGGTGAGGCCCGCCGCATTCTCGTGGATGCCGGTCTGGGCGACGAATTGCGCAACGAAGAGGCGTAA
- a CDS encoding 3-phosphoshikimate 1-carboxyvinyltransferase, with protein sequence MIELTITPPGHPLSGKVEPPGSKSITNRALLLAGLAKGKSRLTGALKSDDTLYMAEALRAMGVKVTEPDATTFVVEGTGVLQQPEKPLFLGNAGTATRFLTAAAALVDGAVIIDGDEHMRKRPIMPLVEALRALGVEADAPTGCPPVTVRGKGMGFPKGSVTIDANLSSQYVSALLMAAACGDKPVDIILKGEEIGAKGYIDLTTSAMEAFGAKVERVSNAIWRVHPTGYTATDFHIEPDASAATYLWGAELLTAGAIDIGTPADKFTQPDAKAYEVMAQFPHLPAEIDGSQMQDAIPTIAVLAAFNETPVRFVGIANLRVKECDRIRAVSLGLNEIRNGLAHEEGDDLIVHADPALAGQTVDASIDTFADHRIAMSFALAALKIGGIAIQNPACVGKTYPGYWKALASLGVDYTEKESAAEPQH encoded by the coding sequence ATGATCGAACTGACCATCACCCCGCCCGGCCACCCGCTTTCCGGCAAGGTAGAGCCGCCCGGCTCCAAATCCATCACCAACCGCGCGCTTCTGCTGGCTGGCCTCGCCAAGGGAAAAAGCCGCCTAACCGGCGCGTTGAAGAGCGACGATACGCTCTATATGGCCGAAGCCCTGCGCGCCATGGGCGTTAAGGTGACAGAACCTGACGCCACGACCTTCGTGGTGGAGGGTACAGGCGTGCTTCAACAGCCGGAAAAGCCGCTTTTTCTCGGCAATGCCGGCACAGCCACGCGGTTCCTGACTGCGGCTGCAGCACTGGTGGATGGCGCCGTCATCATCGATGGCGACGAGCACATGCGCAAACGCCCGATCATGCCGTTGGTGGAAGCGCTGCGCGCCCTCGGCGTCGAAGCGGATGCGCCGACCGGCTGCCCGCCAGTTACCGTGCGGGGCAAGGGCATGGGTTTCCCGAAGGGCAGCGTCACAATCGACGCCAACCTCTCCAGCCAATATGTGTCGGCACTTCTGATGGCGGCCGCCTGCGGCGATAAGCCTGTCGATATCATCCTCAAGGGCGAGGAAATCGGCGCGAAGGGTTATATCGACCTCACCACATCAGCCATGGAAGCTTTCGGTGCGAAGGTGGAGCGGGTCAGCAACGCCATCTGGCGCGTACATCCGACCGGCTATACCGCGACCGATTTCCATATCGAACCGGATGCATCCGCCGCCACCTATCTCTGGGGCGCGGAGCTTCTTACCGCCGGTGCGATCGACATCGGCACGCCCGCCGACAAGTTCACCCAGCCGGATGCCAAGGCCTATGAGGTCATGGCGCAGTTTCCGCATCTGCCCGCTGAAATCGACGGTTCGCAGATGCAGGACGCCATTCCGACCATCGCCGTTCTCGCCGCGTTCAACGAAACGCCGGTACGTTTCGTCGGCATTGCCAATCTGCGTGTGAAGGAATGCGACCGTATCCGTGCCGTCTCGCTCGGCCTCAACGAAATCCGCAACGGTCTGGCGCATGAGGAAGGCGACGACCTGATCGTGCATGCCGACCCGGCGCTGGCGGGCCAGACGGTCGATGCCTCCATCGATACTTTTGCCGATCACCGCATCGCCATGAGCTTTGCGCTCGCGGCTCTGAAGATCGGCGGCATCGCCATCCAGAACCCTGCCTGCGTTGGCAAGACCTATCCGGGCTACTGGAAGGCGCTCGCCTCGCTCGGCGTCGACTATACCGAAAAGGAAAGTGCTGCCGAGCCGCAGCACTGA